One part of the Lotus japonicus ecotype B-129 chromosome 2, LjGifu_v1.2 genome encodes these proteins:
- the LOC130736174 gene encoding uncharacterized protein LOC130736174 encodes MGRSRRWCSWNVRGLGNAEKRREVKEVLKKVKLELILLQETKLGENKDRVGELFAKSINLNFAEVHASGSAGGLISCWDSGIISVDDVIKDQSFILLVAKVPFLSAPVLIGNVYSPNVENQRIATYPKLAAAVSNLGLGCFLGGDFNGTLNPGERKGGIDVIDPGLSDLVSGLNLIDLPLANAEFTWFSTRHGGLWSRLDRWLISEEILREIDGVHQSVEEWGLSDHRAISLSMGAVDFGPKPFRFYNNWMLEEDFKYLVNAWWNSPLVAGWSGASLLDKLKELKKEIKRWKGSRPNAMSDRISSLETDLQSVMDQILRDGASNALRAKRL; translated from the coding sequence ATGGGTCGTTCAAGAAGATGGTGCTCTTGGAACGTGCGAGGGTTAGGAAATGctgagaaaagaagagaagtgAAGGAAGTCTTGAAAAAGGTGAAATTAGAATTAATCTTACTCCAGGAGACAAAACTGGGGGAAAACAAAGATCGAGTGGGAGAATTGTTTGCTAAATCCATCAACCTCAATTTCGCAGAGGTTCACGCATCAGGATCAGCAGGGGGATTGATCTCTTGTTGGGATTCAGGTATCATATCCGTGGATGATGTTATTAAGGATCAGAGCTTTATTCTATTGGTAGCAAAAGTACCTTTCCTGTCTGCTCCTGTGTTAATTGGCAATGTATACAGTCCAAATGTTGAGAATCAAAGGATTGCTACTTATCCAAAGCTAGCAGCGGCGGTGAGTAACCTAGGTCTTGGATGCTTTCTAGGTGGCGATTTCAATGGGACCCTTAATCCTGGGGAACGAAAAGGTGGTATTGATGTTATTGATCCGGGCCTTTCTGATTTAGTCTCTGGTTTGAACTTGATTGATCTTCCCTTAGCAAACGCAGAATTCACGTGGTTTAGCACCCGTCATGGAGGTTTATGGAGCCGACTGGATCGGTGGCTGATTAGCGAAGAGATATTAAGAGAGATTGACGGAGTTCATCAATCGGTTGAGGAGTGGGGTCTCTCAGATCATAGAGCCATTTCTCTGTCCATGGGGGCTGTCGATTTCGGTCCAAAGCCCTTCAGATTTTATAACAACTGGATGTTGGAGGAGGATTTCAAATATCTGGTGAATGCTTGGTGGAACTCTCCATTGGTGGCGGGATGGTCAGGGGCTTCCTTACTTGACAAGTTAAAAGAGTTGAAAAAGGAGATTAAGCGATGGAAGGGGAGTAGACCAAATGCTATGTCAGATAGAATCTCTTCACTGGAAACTGATCTCCAATCAGTTATGGATCAGATTTTGAGGGATGGTGCGTCTAATGCTTTAAGGGCTAAAAGGCTGTGA